In a single window of the Candidatus Methylomirabilota bacterium genome:
- a CDS encoding DNA-binding protein, with the protein MKTVTLDVCSPADAMADFTQAWKTDKPRRSARISSATPELPWKVLTEKRWELLKALCGAGLVSIRETARRVHRDVKAVHGDVTALLNAGVLTRTADGRIECPFKAVKVEFLLRAA; encoded by the coding sequence ATGAAAACCGTGACGCTTGATGTTTGTTCGCCGGCCGATGCTATGGCGGATTTTACTCAGGCATGGAAAACCGATAAACCTCGGCGGAGCGCCCGCATCAGCTCTGCCACGCCTGAACTCCCCTGGAAGGTACTGACGGAAAAGCGGTGGGAACTGCTGAAGGCGTTGTGCGGCGCCGGCCTAGTGTCAATCCGTGAAACAGCCCGTCGGGTTCATCGAGACGTCAAGGCTGTGCACGGTGACGTAACGGCCTTGCTCAACGCCGGCGTCCTCACCCGAACCGCCGATGGCCGCATTGAGTGTCCGTTTAAAGCCGTGAAGGTTGAGTTTCTTTTGCGGGCCGCATAG
- the higA gene encoding addiction module antidote protein, HigA family, with protein sequence MGIPKTRRKTVRPIHPGEMLREDSLPDYGLTVSGFAHVLGVSRQTVNELLRERRSVSPEMALRLSRLFGNSPEFWLNAQRAVDLWDAAQKIAPEVKRIKPLPAA encoded by the coding sequence ATGGGCATTCCAAAAACCAGACGGAAGACGGTGCGCCCGATCCATCCGGGCGAGATGCTTCGGGAGGATTCCCTTCCCGACTACGGGCTTACGGTGTCAGGTTTCGCGCACGTGCTGGGCGTATCCCGCCAGACGGTGAATGAATTGCTTCGTGAGCGCCGGTCGGTCAGCCCGGAAATGGCGCTCAGGCTGTCGCGTCTGTTCGGCAACTCACCAGAGTTCTGGCTCAACGCGCAGCGTGCGGTAGATTTATGGGATGCGGCCCAGAAGATTGCTCCGGAGGTCAAGCGAATCAAACCACTGCCTGCCGCGTAA